The following coding sequences are from one Salvia hispanica cultivar TCC Black 2014 chromosome 3, UniMelb_Shisp_WGS_1.0, whole genome shotgun sequence window:
- the LOC125212311 gene encoding putative methyltransferase-like protein 7A isoform X2, with product MKQRVGKIAGYKAELFANLRGKAERILEIGVGTGPNLKYYADYPDTLVYGVDPNRKMQKYAQAAATAARLPPSNFTFMPAVAEALPLKDASVDAVVGTLVLCSVKDVDQALQEVRRVLRPGGLYIFVEHVAAKDGTLLRFVQGILDPLQQTVADGCHLTRDTATNIAKAGFADLHVNQAILSTASLINPHVYGIAYK from the exons ATGAAGCAGAG AGTTGGTAAGATTGCAGGTTACAAGGCAGAGTTATTTGCTAATTTGAGAGGAAAGGCGGAAAGGATACTGGAAATTGGGGTCGGCACCGGCCccaatctcaaatattatgcAGATTATCCAGATACCCTTGTTTATGGAGTTGATCCTAACAGGAAGATGCAGAAATATGCACAGGCAGCAGCAACGGCTGCTCGCCTCCCACCTTCGAATTTTACCTTTATGCCTGCA GTTGCTGAGGCTTTGCCATTAAAAGATGCTTCTGTTGATGCTGTCGTTGGAACGCTTGTCCTGTGTTCTGTCAAAGATGTTGATCAGGCACTGCAag AAGTGAGGAGGGTGCTCAGGCCAGGAGGGTTGTACATATTTGTGGAGCATGTAGCAGCAAAAG ATGGAACACTTCTAAGATTTGTTCAAGGAATTCTTGATCCACTGCAGCAAACTGTTGCTGACGGGTGCCATCTAACCCGTGACACGGCAACCAACATTGCCAAGGCCGGCTTTGCAGATCTTCATGTGAATCAAGCCATTCTATCCACAGCCTCGCTCATCAATCCCCACGTCTATGGAATCGCCTATAAATAG
- the LOC125212311 gene encoding putative methyltransferase-like protein 7A isoform X1, whose protein sequence is MTAFPRSPNLNSWVTFDPTIRKFTGISFSMCAPKRIVGDLSENKCCSCCPRRHFLGAAAALLPILPSFASERDSKSVLNSIHPPRPDWYEEFYASAMDRTMRSYEAEIAGYKAELFANLRGKAERILEIGVGTGPNLKYYADYPDTLVYGVDPNRKMQKYAQAAATAARLPPSNFTFMPAVAEALPLKDASVDAVVGTLVLCSVKDVDQALQEVRRVLRPGGLYIFVEHVAAKDGTLLRFVQGILDPLQQTVADGCHLTRDTATNIAKAGFADLHVNQAILSTASLINPHVYGIAYK, encoded by the exons ATGACGGCGTTTCCACGTTCACCCAATCTCAACTCGTGGGTCACTTTCGATCCCACCATCAGAAAATTTACAGGGATCTCATTCTCAATGTGCGCTCCAAAGAGAATTGTTGGAGATTTGTCGGAAAACAAATGCTGCTCTTGTTGTCCCAGAAGACATTTTCTTGGAGCTGCTGCAGCTTTACTGCCAATTCTGCCCTCATTTGCCTCGGAAAGAGATTCAAAG TCAGTGTTGAATAGCATTCATCCTCCAAGACCAGATTGGTACGAGGAGTTTTACGCATCGGCTATGGATAGAACAATGAGATCTTATGAAGCAGAG ATTGCAGGTTACAAGGCAGAGTTATTTGCTAATTTGAGAGGAAAGGCGGAAAGGATACTGGAAATTGGGGTCGGCACCGGCCccaatctcaaatattatgcAGATTATCCAGATACCCTTGTTTATGGAGTTGATCCTAACAGGAAGATGCAGAAATATGCACAGGCAGCAGCAACGGCTGCTCGCCTCCCACCTTCGAATTTTACCTTTATGCCTGCA GTTGCTGAGGCTTTGCCATTAAAAGATGCTTCTGTTGATGCTGTCGTTGGAACGCTTGTCCTGTGTTCTGTCAAAGATGTTGATCAGGCACTGCAag AAGTGAGGAGGGTGCTCAGGCCAGGAGGGTTGTACATATTTGTGGAGCATGTAGCAGCAAAAG ATGGAACACTTCTAAGATTTGTTCAAGGAATTCTTGATCCACTGCAGCAAACTGTTGCTGACGGGTGCCATCTAACCCGTGACACGGCAACCAACATTGCCAAGGCCGGCTTTGCAGATCTTCATGTGAATCAAGCCATTCTATCCACAGCCTCGCTCATCAATCCCCACGTCTATGGAATCGCCTATAAATAG
- the LOC125215999 gene encoding methyltransferase FGSG_00040: MREAEISKEEAIEFAVEEEERIQILRSKATELLLREEYNDSIKTYSQIIFLCQESISPKSTQSRLSNIHRTLCLAFSNRAEARARQSEFSEALRDCEAALSIDKSHFKTLLCKGKILLSLNRYAAALDCFKQANLDPYATENSDLVNGLLKKCKKLESLSRLGAFDISDWVLGGFRGKTPELAEYIGAVEIKKSEISGRGLFATRNVESGTLMVVTRAVAVDRAIMPQDSGENAHLVIWKNFIDKVVETAKNCEYVSNLISFLSAGDEPLEAPDMEVFRPEADVGIGDFSGRVDKERLLSILDVNSVLEDAISAKVLGRNADYQGVGLWILASFINHSCDPNVRRVHVGDYMVVHAARDVKAGEELTLAYFDVLAPREKRREMADNWGFVCGCKRCLFEDGVCFKNEMREMEMAMGKGVVDVGSLVYRLEEGMRRWMVRGRGKGYLRASFWEAYEKVFGSEKVMRKWGRKIPGAEAVVDSVVHVAGSDERIVRVLVEGLRRGGGGVNGVVEMEKMIKLGRGVYGKMMKKQAIGALLQLYGQE, from the coding sequence ATGAGAGAAGCAGAAATATCAAAGGAGGAAGCAATTGAATTTgcagtagaagaagaagagagaattcAAATTCTGAGATCTAAAGCTACAGAGCTTCTCCTCAGAGAAGAATACAACGACTCCATCAAAACCTACTCccaaattatatttctctGCCAAGAATCGATTTCCCCTAAATCCACCCAATCCCGTCTCTCAAATATCCACCGAACCCTCTGCTTAGCCTTCTCCAACAGGGCCGAGGCCCGGGCCCGTCAATCGGAATTCTCCGAAGCCCTGCGAGACTGCGAGGCCGCACTGAGCATCGACAAATCCCATTTCAAAACCCTTCTCTGCAAGGGCAAAATCCTCCTGAGTTTGAATCGCTACGCCGCCGCGCTGGATTGCTTCAAGCAGGCGAATCTCGATCCATACGCCACTGAGAATTCCGATTTGGTTAATGGGCTGTTGAAGAAGTGCAAAAAGCTCGAATCTTTATCGAGATTGGGCGCATTCGACATCTCCGATTGGGTTCTCGGCGGTTTCCGGGGGAAAACGCCGGAGCTCGCGGAGTATATAGGCGCGGTGGAGATCAAGAAGTCTGAGATCAGCGGGCGTGGCCTGTTTGCGACGAGGAATGTCGAGAGCGGGACGTTGATGGTGGTGACGAGAGCTGTGGCGGTTGATCGGGCTATAATGCCTCAAGATTCAGGGGAGAATGCACATTTAGTTATATGGAAGAACTTCATTGATAAGGTTGTGGAGACTGCCAAGAATTGTGAGTATGTAAGCAACTTGATTTCGTTTCTCTCTGCAGGCGATGAGCCTCTTGAAGCTCCAGACATGGAGGTTTTTCGGCCAGAGGCAGATGTTGGAATTGGGGATTTTAGTGGGAGAGTGGATAAGGAGAGATTGCTTAGCATTTTAGATGTGAATTCAGTTCTTGAAGATGCTATTTCAGCCAAGGTTTTGGGGAGAAATGCAGATTATCAAGGAGTAGGTTTGTGGATATTGGCCTCATTTATCAATCATTCTTGTGATCCGAATGTGAGGCGGGTGCACGTGGGCGACTACATGGTGGTCCACGCGGCACGGGATGTGAAGGCCGGGGAGGAGCTCACGCTGGCCTACTTTGACGTGCTGGCGCCTCGTGAGAAACGGAGGGAGATGGCTGACAATTGGGGATTTGTGTGTGGATGCAAGAGGTGTTTGTTTGAAGATGGTGTTTGCTTCAAGAATGAAATGAGGGAGATGGAGATGGCGATGGGGAAAGGGGTGGTGGATGTGGGGAGCTTGGTGTATAGATTGGAGGAAGGGATGAGGAGATGGATGGTGAGAGGGAGAGGGAAAGGGTATTTGAGGGCCTCATTTTGGGAGGCTTATGAGAAAGTGTTTGGATCAGAGAAGGTGATGAGGAAGTGGGGGAGGAAGATCCCGGGGGCTGAGGCTGTCGTGGATAGCGTTGTGCACGTGGCTGGCAGCGACGAGAGGATCGTGAGGGTGTTGGTGGAGGGGCTGAGGAGAGGTGGAGGAGGTGTTAATGGTGTGGTggagatggagaagatgatCAAGTTGGGGAGAGGGGTTTATgggaagatgatgaagaagcaAGCTATTGGGGCATTGCTTCAGTTATATGGTCAGGAatga